CTTCAATCGGTCGCGCGGGAACAGGCTGGTGTCGTGCGAGGAGATATACGACAGGATGTCGTAGCGGGGGCCCGGGCTCTTGTTCAGCAAGCCCGCGTACTGGCGGTACACGCCATCGATGCTTTTCCAGTCGCCGCCAGCGCGGCTTTGAAAGTCGAAATTGATCATCGAGTCGAAGCCAGCGTCATGCCAGCTGCTGCGCTCGGGGCCATGGCCCCACGCTTCGCCCGTCATCCAGAATGGCGCATCGTCGATTTTCTGCTGCGGGTGGCGCGCCTTCCAGTCGGCCAGGGCATCGGTGGCGGCCGCGCGCAGGGCCAGCCAGCTGGCTGGCTCCACGTGCTTGACGGTGTCGGCCCTGAAACCGTCGACGCCGAATTCGCGCACCCAGTCGGCCAGCCAGTGGACCAGGTAACCGCGCACGGTGGTGTCGGGCAGGGCCACGGCGCGCGTGTCGGCTTTGTGTTGCAGGATGGGCGGCAAGCCCACGGCCTTGCCGCTTTCCGTGCGGAAGTCGGGCAGGTAGGCCAGTTGCATCGTGTAGTCGTCCTTGCCGCCATCGGAATAGCCGGGCAAGCCCGCGCGCACCCAGTCCGGACCCCACCACTGCGCGAATGCGAAGTTGTTGTAGTCGATGAAGCTGTGATAATCGCGCAGGGTGGCCTTTTCATGGCCGGGCCACAGCACGGGCACCTTGTACTGCGCCAGGGTGCGCAGGTCCGCGTAGCCGGGGTGATTGAGCACCACGTCGAACAGCACGCGGATGCCTTGCGCGTGGGCCGTGTTGATCATCTCGCGCAATTCTTCGCGCGTGCCCATGTTTGCATCCATCGTCGTGTAGTCGAGCGCCCAGTAGCCGTGGTAGGCGTAGTGCTGGAATTGCTGCTTGCCGCCCACCACCCAGCCGTGGATCTGCTCGTACGGAGCCGTGATCCACAGCGCGTTGACGCCCAGCTCTTGAAAATAGCCGGCCTTGAGCTGCTGCGTGATGCCGGCGATGTCGCCGCCGTGAAAGCTGCCGACGTCGCCGCCTTGCGGGTCGGCCGCGCGGCCATAACTGTGGTCGTTGCCGGGATTGCCGTTGGCGTAGCGGTCTGTCACGGCGAAGTAGACGATGGGGTTGTCCGCGAAGCTGCCCGCCTGCGCCGGCAGGCTGACGAGCAAAGCGGCGAGGGCGGTCAGCACGGTCTTCATGTCAGCCCTTCACGCCGCCAGCCGTCAGGCCGGAGATCATCCACTTCTGCGCCAGCAGGAACACGGCCGTGATGGGCAAGCCGGACAAGATGGCTGCCGCGGCGAAGTCGCCCCACAGGTATTTTTGCTCGTACAGGAACAGCTTCGAGCCGACGGCCAGGGTCAGGTTGTTTTGTTCATGCAGCAGCACGGAAGCGATCGGGTACTCGATGATGGCGCCGATGAAGGACAGCAGGAATACCACCATCAAAATGGGCACCGTCATCGGCAGCAGCACGTAGATGAAGGCCTGCCATTGCGTGGCGCCGTCGACCTTGGCCGCTTCCTCGATCTCGATGGGGATGGTTTGGTAGTAGCCCTTGATGGTCCAGATGTGCAGGGCGATGCCGCCCGTGTAGGCCAGCACCAGGCTGCCGTGGTGGTCGATGCCCAGCCATGGCACGTAGCTGCCCAGCACGTCGAAGATGGCGTAGATGGCCACCAGGGCCAGCACGGCGGGGAACATCTGCAGCAGCATCAGCGCGGACAGGGTCTGCGACTTGAAGCGGAATTGCATGCGCGCGAATGCATAGGCGCAGGTGGTCGACAGCAGCACGGTCACGGTGGCGCTCATGCTGGCCACCTTGATGGAATTCCATAGCCACAGCAGCACGGGGAAGTCCGGCTCGACGAGGGCGCCGTTGGGCGCCTGGTAAGACATGCCCAGCGCCAGACGCCAGTGCTCGAAGCTGATCTCGGGCGGTATCAGGCTGCCCGAGGCGAAGTTGCCGGGGCGCAGGGAGATCGACAAGATCATCAGGAAGGGGAACATCACCAGCGCGATCAGCGCGATCACGGCGACGTGGGCCGCCAGGATGCGCCAGCGGTTGGAACGGTCGACAACGATAGCCATGGCTGTCCTTTATGCTTTGTTCATGCGCGTCAGGCGCATGTTGACCAGCGAAATCGCGGCCACGAGGAAGAAGATCAGCGTCGAGATGGCGGCGGCCAGGCCAAAGTTCTGGCCGGAATCCTCGAACGCGATGCGGTAGGTGTAGGACACAAGCAAGTCCGTCGTGCCGGCCGGTAAAGTCGTGTCGAGGAAATCGGGACGCCCGCCCGTCAGCAAACTGATCAGCACAAAATTGTTGAAATTGAAACCCAGGCTGGCCACCATCAGCGGCGTCAGCGGCTTGATGATCAATGGCAGGGTGATCTTGAAGAAATTCGTCAGCGGTCCCGCGCCGGCCAGGGCCGAGGCTTCGTACAGGTCCGACGGAATCGCCTTGATCAAGCCCATGCACACGACCATCATGTAGGGGTAGCCGAGCCATGTATTGACGATCAAAATCATGGCCTTGGCCAGGGTGGTATCGGAGAACCAGGCGGGCTTGATGCCGAACAGGGCGTCGAGCACGAGGTTGATTTCGCCGAAGTTATTGTTAAATAAACCCTTGAAGACCAGGATGGAAATGAAACCGGGCACGGCGTAGGGCAGGAACAGCAGGGTGCGGTACAGGCCGCGGAAGCGCAGCGCATCCCAGTTCAGCAGTACAGCCAATACCATGCCCAGGCCTGTCGTCGTGGCCACGCTGATCAGGGCGAAAACGATGGTCCAGACAAAAATGCGCAGGAAGGGGCCGCGGAACGCTTCGTCGGAGAAAATCTTGACGAAGTTGGCGAAGCCCACGTTGACCTTGAAGCCCGGTTCCAGCTTGCTACCGTCCGGCATTTCATAAAAGCCCGTCTTGAAGTTCGGCGTGACCAGTTCGCCCGTGGCGATCTTCTTCAAGGTCTTGTCCGGCAATTGCTTGTAGACGTGAGCGACAGGGCCGAATTCGCGCAAGCCCACCATGCGCAGCTCGATCTTGTTCGGCAGCACGAGGGTGAGCAGCTTGATATCCTTTTGCAGGGCGATGATGTCCTTGATGCCCAGCGGCGGGGCCAGCACGGGCGCCTGCACGGGGTCAGCCGGCGCCACTTCCACGGTCAAAGGCACGGCGCGCTTGAGGGCCAGCGGCTGCGTCAAGAGCACTTCGCCCGTGTCCGGGCTTTCCAGGCGCAAGCGGTATTCCTTGTTGTCGGCATGCACGGTCATCGCATAGCCGGCGCTTTCCACCCGCTGCGTCTCGTCCAGCAAATATTGCGTGGCCCGTTCATAGGTGAGCAGGTTGCGCGAACTGAAATTGGTAAAGCCGATCGACACCGTGTACACCATCGGCAGCAGCACGAAGACGATCACCGCCGTGATGCCGGGAAACAGATAACGGTAGGCATAGGCGCGCGGCGACGTGAAGACGAACGTCGTCAGGGTCAGCAAGCCGAGGAAGACGGCGGCCAGCATGGTCTGGCCGGAAATGTACAACATGAAGAGCAGATACAGACCCAGCGCCATGCTGATGGTCAATACCGTAGGGCCGATAAACTTGCGCACGATGGATACCTGTAATGATACGTAGGTCGGATTAGGCCCAAAGGGCCGTAATCCGACAACATTGTTGGCGGCACATGTCGGATTACGCGCTACACGCTAATCCGACCTACGCTCAAACAAAATATGGCTTAATTGGCGGTCGTAATCCGCTTCGCCGCCGCGTCCAGGCCATCCTTGGTCGTCTGGCGGCCTTGCGTGATGTTTTCCAGCGCCGATTGCATCGACGACCAGAAGCGGCCCATTTCCGGGTTGTTCGGCATCGGGCGGCCCGCTTGCGCGCTTTCCATCGTCGCCTGGATGTTCGGATTGGCTTTCAATTCCGCGAACAGTACCTTGTTCGCTGGCGTGCCCAGCGGGACGTCGGCGTTGATGGTTTTCAAGCCGTTGAGCTGCAGCATCTGGTTTTCCAGGAATTCCGTCGCCAGGTCCTTGTTCGGGCTGGCTTTCGAAATCATCGCGCCCAGCACGCCCACGAATGGGGTGGCCGTCTTGCCTGCCACGGTAGGAATCGTTGCCACGCCGTAATTGATCTTCGATTTGCGCGCATTGTCCCACGACCATGGGCCATTGATCATCATGGCGATCTTGCCCTGGTTGAAACCGGCTTCCATTTCCGCGTAGCCGGCGCCCTTCGGCATGGCGCCGCTGTTGATCAGGGTCATCAGCGCATTCACGCCCGCCTGCGAACCGGCATTGTTCACGCCCGTCTTGGCCGCATCGTAGCGGCCGTCGGACTTGACTTCAAACGGGAAGCCGCCGCCCGCACCCAGCAAAGGCCACGTGAAATAGGTATTCGTGTAATCCCACAGGATGGCTTTCTTGCCTTGTGCCGAGAGTTTCTTGTCCAGCGCGGCGATTTCCTCGAAGGTCTTGGGCGGATTCGGCACCAGGTCCTTGTTGTAGACGAGGGCGACGGCTTCGATGGAGATCGGATAGCCCCAGGTCTTGCCGCCCACGGTGAAGGCGTTCCAGGCCAGCGGCAGGATGGCGGCGCGCGCTTCCTTGCTTGGCGTCACTGGTTGCAGCAAACCGGCGTCGATCCAGCCGCCGATGCGGTCATGCGGCCAGATCCAGATGTCCGGGCCCTTGCCGGCGGCCGCTGCTTGCTGGAATTTGTTCGGCGCATCTTCCGGGTGTTCGACGACGACCTTGATGCCCGTCTTCTTGGTAAATTCCTCGCCGACCTTGGCCAGACCCTTGTAGCCTTTGTCGCCATTGATCCAGATCAGGAGGGTGCCTGCTTCGGCCGCGTGCGCCATGCTGACGGCGGCCAGGTTGCCGATGCCGGCCAGGGCGGCGGCGATCAGGGTGGTTTTGATGAAGCTGCGTTTCGGGTGCGTGAAGGACATGTCAATCTCCAGTATCTTTTTTTATGCTAAGTTTATGTTGAGTATCAAGGCTGAAACGATGCAACCAGGCCAGGCGGCGCCTGTAGCGCCTGGCCCCTTAAATGCGTAATCAGGTACGGGTCTGGCCGTGCTCGTCGAACACGTGGACGCGGGCCGGCGCCACTTGCAGCGCCACGGATTGGCCAATGGCCCAGTCCGTTTCCGCATCGGCGCGCACCACCAGCGGTTCGTCGCCGCCTGCTACCTGCACATACAGATAGCTGATGTCGCCCAGTTTTTCCACCGCCTGCACGCTGGCCGTGATGGCGGCTGTGGCGCCGGGCGCGCACGCTTGCACATGCTCGGGACGCGCGCCGACGGTGACGGGGGTGCCGCTGGCCAATGGCTGCGTCAACACGGCTTGCAGCATGCCGCCCGCGTTGGTGGCGATGGTGGCCACGCCGTCGGCATAGCTGTGGATCTTGCCCTTGAGGAAATTCATGCGGGGCGAACCGAGGAAGCCGGCCACGAACAGGTTGGCCGGATGGTGGTACAGCTCCAGCGGTGCGCCCACTTGCTCGATGCGGCCCGCGTTGAGCACGACGATGCGGTCGGCCAGGGTCATCGCTTCGACCTGGTCATGCGTGACGTAAATCATGGTTGAGCGCAATTCGCGGTGCAGATTCGCCAGTTCGATGCGCATCTGCACGCGCAAGGAGGCGTCCAGGTTGGACAGCGGTTCGTCGAACAGGAAAACGTCGGGTTTGCGCACGATGGCGCGGCCGATGGCCACGCGCTGGCGCTGGCCGCCAGACAAGTCTTTTGGTTTGCGTTCCAGCAATGGTTCGATGCGCAGGATTTGCGCGGCGCGCTGCACGGCGTCGGCGATCTGCACCTTGTTCATGCCGGCCAGTTTCAGGCCGAAGGCCATGTTTTGCGCCACACTCATGTGCGGGTACAGGGCGTAGCTCTGGAAGACCATGGCGATGCCCCGCTTGGCAGGCGGCACATCGTTCATGCGGGTCTTGCCGATATACAAGTCGCCGCCGCTGATTTCTTCCAGGCCGCATATGCTACGCAGCAAGGTCGATTTGCCGCAACCCGACGGGCCCACGAAGACCATGAACTCGCCGTCGGCGATCTCCAGGTCGATGCCGTGCAGGGTTTGCACGTCGCCATATGCCTTTTTCAGCCCTGCTAATTTCAGTCCAGCCATGTCGTCCTCACTCTCACTGAATGTGCCTGGCCAAATCTACTGCGCGTCGAGATTTGCGGCTGGCGATGCTCACTGTGCGTTCGCACAGCTGCGCTTCTCAGCCACAACTCTCATCCGCTCGCTACGATTTTGCCAAGCACTGATACTCTGTTGTTCGGCCCCGCTGATGCGCGGGGCTCGTTATTGTAATTGGCGGCATGGCCGCCAAAGCCTGCGATTTACGCCAGGGTGCCGAACCAGCCGCCATGCGGGGGCAGGCTGATCTGCTGGCCATCTTTGCTGCCTGGCAAGCCGTGACCGGCCAGGTCGGCCGCTGCTGCGGCGGCCCGCAAGTCAAACGTGACCGTTTCGGTGCCCAGGTTGAAGGCGGCCAGCACGGACGGTTGGCCGGCCAAGTCGCGGCGCAGGGCCAGCACGGGTTCTGGCGCATCGAAGAAGACGATATCGCCGCGCAGCAATTGCGGCAGGGTGCGGCGCCAGGCGAGGATGTTCTGCGCAAACGTCAAGGGCGAGGCGCTATCGCGCTCTTCCACGTCGACGGCGCGCGCCAGATGCTCGGGCGGCACGGGCAGCCAAGGTTTGGCATTGCTGAAACCGCCATGCGGCGCATCGGCCACCCACGGCATCGGCGTGCGGCAGCCGTCGCGGCCCTTGAACTGTGGCCAGAACGGGATGCCGTACGGGTCTTGCAGCGCCTCGAAAGGAATGTCCGCTTCCGTCAGGGCCAGCTCGTCGCCCTGGTACAGGCACGGCGTGCCTTTCAGCGCGGCCTGCACGGCCAGCACCACCTTGGCCAGCGAGGGCGATGGATTCTCGCCGCCCCAGCGCGTCATGACGCGCACGCTGTCGTGGTTGCCCACAGACCAGGAAGCCCAGCCGTCGGCCACTTGCGCCTCGAACTCTTCCACCTGGGTGCGGATGTGCGCGGCGGAAAACTCCGCCGTCAGCAAGTTGAAGCTGTAGGCCATGTGCAGTTTGTCGACGCCCGTGTAGGCAGCCATGGTGGCCAGCGCATTGTCGTCGCC
Above is a genomic segment from Janthinobacterium sp. 64 containing:
- the malG gene encoding maltose ABC transporter permease MalG, whose translation is MAIVVDRSNRWRILAAHVAVIALIALVMFPFLMILSISLRPGNFASGSLIPPEISFEHWRLALGMSYQAPNGALVEPDFPVLLWLWNSIKVASMSATVTVLLSTTCAYAFARMQFRFKSQTLSALMLLQMFPAVLALVAIYAIFDVLGSYVPWLGIDHHGSLVLAYTGGIALHIWTIKGYYQTIPIEIEEAAKVDGATQWQAFIYVLLPMTVPILMVVFLLSFIGAIIEYPIASVLLHEQNNLTLAVGSKLFLYEQKYLWGDFAAAAILSGLPITAVFLLAQKWMISGLTAGGVKG
- the malF gene encoding maltose ABC transporter permease MalF; amino-acid sequence: MRKFIGPTVLTISMALGLYLLFMLYISGQTMLAAVFLGLLTLTTFVFTSPRAYAYRYLFPGITAVIVFVLLPMVYTVSIGFTNFSSRNLLTYERATQYLLDETQRVESAGYAMTVHADNKEYRLRLESPDTGEVLLTQPLALKRAVPLTVEVAPADPVQAPVLAPPLGIKDIIALQKDIKLLTLVLPNKIELRMVGLREFGPVAHVYKQLPDKTLKKIATGELVTPNFKTGFYEMPDGSKLEPGFKVNVGFANFVKIFSDEAFRGPFLRIFVWTIVFALISVATTTGLGMVLAVLLNWDALRFRGLYRTLLFLPYAVPGFISILVFKGLFNNNFGEINLVLDALFGIKPAWFSDTTLAKAMILIVNTWLGYPYMMVVCMGLIKAIPSDLYEASALAGAGPLTNFFKITLPLIIKPLTPLMVASLGFNFNNFVLISLLTGGRPDFLDTTLPAGTTDLLVSYTYRIAFEDSGQNFGLAAAISTLIFFLVAAISLVNMRLTRMNKA
- the malE gene encoding maltose/maltodextrin ABC transporter substrate-binding protein MalE encodes the protein MSFTHPKRSFIKTTLIAAALAGIGNLAAVSMAHAAEAGTLLIWINGDKGYKGLAKVGEEFTKKTGIKVVVEHPEDAPNKFQQAAAAGKGPDIWIWPHDRIGGWIDAGLLQPVTPSKEARAAILPLAWNAFTVGGKTWGYPISIEAVALVYNKDLVPNPPKTFEEIAALDKKLSAQGKKAILWDYTNTYFTWPLLGAGGGFPFEVKSDGRYDAAKTGVNNAGSQAGVNALMTLINSGAMPKGAGYAEMEAGFNQGKIAMMINGPWSWDNARKSKINYGVATIPTVAGKTATPFVGVLGAMISKASPNKDLATEFLENQMLQLNGLKTINADVPLGTPANKVLFAELKANPNIQATMESAQAGRPMPNNPEMGRFWSSMQSALENITQGRQTTKDGLDAAAKRITTAN
- a CDS encoding alpha-amylase family glycosyl hydrolase yields the protein MKTVLTALAALLVSLPAQAGSFADNPIVYFAVTDRYANGNPGNDHSYGRAADPQGGDVGSFHGGDIAGITQQLKAGYFQELGVNALWITAPYEQIHGWVVGGKQQFQHYAYHGYWALDYTTMDANMGTREELREMINTAHAQGIRVLFDVVLNHPGYADLRTLAQYKVPVLWPGHEKATLRDYHSFIDYNNFAFAQWWGPDWVRAGLPGYSDGGKDDYTMQLAYLPDFRTESGKAVGLPPILQHKADTRAVALPDTTVRGYLVHWLADWVREFGVDGFRADTVKHVEPASWLALRAAATDALADWKARHPQQKIDDAPFWMTGEAWGHGPERSSWHDAGFDSMINFDFQSRAGGDWKSIDGVYRQYAGLLNKSPGPRYDILSYISSHDTSLFPRDRLKHGLSALLLAPGGVQLFYGDESARQPGAAPVGDEQQATRSDMNWSSLDAATLTHARKLGQFRLRHPALARGKHRLIHEQPYAFARVIDGDAIIAVPEAQGAISLQVHGVFADGTPLRDAYTNQTYIVKDGAVAVHAAGTVLLEKAAP
- a CDS encoding ABC transporter ATP-binding protein gives rise to the protein MAGLKLAGLKKAYGDVQTLHGIDLEIADGEFMVFVGPSGCGKSTLLRSICGLEEISGGDLYIGKTRMNDVPPAKRGIAMVFQSYALYPHMSVAQNMAFGLKLAGMNKVQIADAVQRAAQILRIEPLLERKPKDLSGGQRQRVAIGRAIVRKPDVFLFDEPLSNLDASLRVQMRIELANLHRELRSTMIYVTHDQVEAMTLADRIVVLNAGRIEQVGAPLELYHHPANLFVAGFLGSPRMNFLKGKIHSYADGVATIATNAGGMLQAVLTQPLASGTPVTVGARPEHVQACAPGATAAITASVQAVEKLGDISYLYVQVAGGDEPLVVRADAETDWAIGQSVALQVAPARVHVFDEHGQTRT